The Lolium rigidum isolate FL_2022 unplaced genomic scaffold, APGP_CSIRO_Lrig_0.1 contig_51538_1, whole genome shotgun sequence genome includes a region encoding these proteins:
- the LOC124681671 gene encoding uncharacterized protein At4g15970-like, which produces MATACSMVLLSPSSCPCSGPRPDKLELPSRDNGTLQSIKICYRCILAMQKLNAAAVTTPEDGLPEDDLAVLLRSAVMEDNTVIMTFTNKAWTAAGSLLDLFMESFHEGDKTEPLLKHLIIVAVDDKAFEQCKLVHPLCYFLEVGGVNLTREQAYMSKDYLEMMWARNKFQTRVLELGYAFLFTDMDILWFRNALLHVPVGADITISSDKYLGDDPYDLEKNANGGFVYARPNPRTIGFFKGWYQARSGRMNEQAVFDKMKRELSLQHGVEVHFIDTAYCGGFCQPKKDFRRLCTFHGNCLRGLSLKLERLRGVMDEWKQFKIARQEELANKNNTLSG; this is translated from the exons ATGGCCACGGCCTGCAGCATGGTGTTGCTATCACCTTCCTCGTGCCCATGCTCCGGGCCTCGGCCAGACAAGCTGGAGCTTCCGTCGCGCGATAATGGAACCCTGCAAAGCATCAAG ATAT GTTACcgctgcatcttagctatgcagaagcTGAAT GCTGCTGCTGTGACTACGCCTGAGGATGGCCTACCTGAGGATGACCTTGCTGTGTTACTGAGAAGCGCAGTCATGGAAGACAACACGGTGATAATGACCTTCACGAACAAGGCTTGGACGGCGGCTGGCTCGCTGCTTGACCtcttcatggagagcttccatgaaggGGATAAGACAGAACCCCTGCTCAAGCACCTCATCATCGTGGCCGTCGACGACAAGGCCTTCGAGCAGTGCAAGCTGGTGCACCCGTTGTGCTACTTCCTCGAGGTGGGCGGCGTCAACCTGACGAGGGAGCAGGCGTACATGAGCAAGGATTACCTGGAGATGATGTGGGCCAGGAACAAATTCCAAACCCGTGTCCTGGAGCTCGGCTACGCCTTCCTTTTCACG GACATGGACATCCTGTGGTTCCGGAATGCGCTGCTGCACGTCCCGGTGGGCGCCGACATCACCATCTCCAGCGACAAGTACCTCGGCGACGACCCGTATGACCTGGAGAAGAACGCCAATGGCGGGTTCGTCTACGCCAGGCCGAACCCGAGGACAATTGGCTTCTTCAAGGGTTGGTACCAGGCGAGATCTGGGCGCATGAACGAACAAGCCGTGTTTGACAAGATGAAGCGTGAGCTGTCGCTGCAGCACGGCGTGGAGGTGCACTTCATCGATACGGCCTACTGCGGCGGCTTCTGCCAGCCCAAGAAGGACTTCCGCCGGCTCTGCACGTTCCACGGAAACTGCCTCAGAGGGCTCAGCTTGAAGCTGGAGCGTCTCCGGGGCGTCATGGATGAGTGGAAGCAGTTCAAGATTGCGAGGCAGGAGGAGCTTGCCAATAAAAACAACACTTTATCGGGATGA